The Candidatus Saccharibacteria bacterium sequence GGTGCACCGGCGAGTCCGCCGAATCCAGCACCAGCGGGTACAACAATCCAGCAGCCTAAAACCGCGCCGCCACTAAACACGACGCAGAATAGTTTGCTGATATCTGAAATTCGCGACAGTATGGTGATTATGAGCGATGGAAGTTTTCGCGCGGTTATCGCCAGCAAGTCTATTAACTTCGACCTTATGAGCTCACGCGAACGCGAGGGTGTTGAATTTAGCTACCAAAACTTCCTTAACGCCTTGTATTTTCCGATTCAGATTTTTATTCGTTCGCAACGCGTCGACATCGGTCCCTATATCGACCGTCTCTCTACTATTCGCAGAGCTCAGGACAACATGCTACTTAATGTTCTTATGGACGATTACATCAACTTTATCGATGCACTTTCCCAAGAGGCAAATATCATGGATAAAAGCTTTTTTGTTGTTATTCCGTATTTTCCGGCCGGCGACCTGAACAATGTTATTGAACAGAGCAAGGGTATTTTTGGAAAGCTCTTTTCAAAGCCACAATCAACAGCAACAAGGATCGACAAAGCATCGTACGAAAAGGCAAAAGATGAAATCAAAAACCGTGTCGACTCCGTTACAAGCGGGCTCTTTCAGATTGGCGTTAACAGCGTTCAGTTAAACACCAAAGAACTAGGTGAGCTGTACTACAACGTCTACAACCCAGATACGGCCGTCCGTGAGCCACTAGGCGATTTTGAGCGCGTTACAAGTACATACGTTCAAAAGGGTCAGGGTGAAGCGCCACGACCACACCTACAAGAAGGGGAGATGTAAAAATGGCTAAGAAAAAACTCGACCCGATTGATATTGCCGCCGAACAGCGCGCACGCGAACAAGCAGAAGTTGAGCAAGCTTTTCTAAAAGGCATGACAACGCTTCGCGACCTTATTGCGCCAAGCAGCCTTGAAATCCACGCCAGCCATTTTCGCTTGGGAACAAAATACGGGCGTACGCTATATATCTACGGCTACCCACGCCAAATCTACACAGGCTGGCTAAGTTCGCTTATCAATATCGATGAAGTACTTGATATTAGTATGTTTATCTACCCGGTCGAAAGCCAGGTTGTCCTAAATAATCTTCGCAAAAAGGTGACGCAACTTGAGGCCTCGATGTCGATCAACAGCGAAAAGGGGCGCACTCGCGACCCTGGTCTTGAGGCGGCCCTGCAAGACGCCGAAGAACTTCGTGACCAATTGCAGGTTGGATCTGAGCGATTCTTCCGTTACGGCTTGTACGTAACACTTTACGCCGATAGCCTCGATGAGCTTAGTTTTGTTCAACACAAAATCGAAACACTCTTTGGTCAGCAACTTATCTTTAGCAAGGTAGCAAGCAGCCAGCAAGAGCAGGGGCTTAACAGTACGATCCCACAGATGAGCGACCAATTACAGATTCGCCGCAACATGAACACCGGTGCGATCAGCACAAGCTTTCCATTTACAAGCGCCGACCTTACTCAAGAAAAGGGCGTTTTGTACGGTATTAACATGCACAACAACGGCCTGGTTATTTTTGACAGGTTCAGCCTGGAAAACGCAAACATGGTGGTATTTGCAAAGTCTGGTGCTGGTAAGTCGTTTACCGTTAAGCTCGAAGCGCTTCGCAGTATGATGGTTGGCTCGGATGTGCTTATTATCGACCCAGAAAACGAGTACCAAAAACTTTCCGATGCCGTAGGCGGAAGCTATATTCGACTCAGTCTAAACGCCGACACGCGAATTAACCCATTCGACCTCCCCAGAGTTATCGATAGAGAAGAGGCAGATGACGCACTGCGCGCAAACCTCGTAACACTCCATGGTTTGTTCCGCCTCATGCTTGGTGGTAGCCAAGCAACGGCAGCGGGACAGATGATGTCGGCGCTAACGCCGGCCGAAGAAGCCGACCTTGACCAAGGCTTGATTGATACGTATGCTCGCGCGGGTATCACGAGTGACCCACTCACGCACAATTCGCTTCCACCAACAATTAGTGATCTCTACGATACGCTTCTCCACATGGGTGGCACAGGGCCAGCGCTAGCACAGCGTCTTCGTAAATACACCACTGGTACGTTTGCCGGTATCTTTTCGCAGCAATCGAATATCGATATCAATAACCACATGGTCGTCTTTAATATTCGCGACCTCGAAGACGAACTTCGCCCGGTCGCTATGTATATCGTGCTTTCCCACATTTGGAACATTACTCGTAGCGAACAGCGCAAGCGCATGTTGATCGTTGATGAGGCATGGCAGCTTATGAAGTACGACGACTCCGCAAACTTCTTGTTTTCACTTGCGAAACGCGCGCGTAAATATTATCTGGGGCTCACAACAATTACCCAGGATGTCGAAGACTTCATGGGAAGTAAAATGGGCCGCGCGATCGTGGCTAACTCATCTATGCAGTTACTCCTTAAGCAATCATCGAGTGCCGTCGACGTACTTTCGGATGTCTTTAAACTTACCGAGGAAGAACGCAAACGTCTTGCCAACTTCCCAGTAGGGCAGGGTTTGTTCTTTGCGGGACAAAACCACGTTCATATACAGATTGTGGCAAGTCAAACCGAGACAGGGCTTATTTCGACCAACCCAATGTCACAGCCTCAAATGCAACCCCAGCAACCAGCAGAACAACCTATGACCGGCGGCTACACCAATCCCGGGGATAGTAACGTATAATAAAGGTAATTTATGGCACTAAGTTATAAAGATGACCAAAAGCAAGATGAGCGGCTCGATCCGTACTCTGATAATGCCAAGGATCTTTACAAACAAGAGCAAGATGCCTATGATCAACAGTTCGAAGATATTGCCGGCAATCATGATAAAACTGCCGACGATTCTCAGGAAAATGACAACATTGCCAAAACTCAAAATATAGACAAGGCCAGAGAGCGCGAAGAAGCTAGCTGGAAAAGTTTCTATCGTGACGAGAGCGGGCAAAAACAAAAGCTAACCTTTAAAAGCTTTATGAAAAAGAAGGGGCCGATGGGGCTCATTATTACACTACTTCTAGGCGGTGGTGGTGGTTTTTCGCTTTTGTTCTCGCCGGGGATGTTGATTGTTGACCTTAAAGAAAAGATGAACGACAAGTTTAACGACCAACTTGCCGCCATGGATGTTCGTACAACTGCACTTATTAAGAAAAAATTTGGCAAAACAACCTCTGGCCTCTGTGGGCAAAAACTCAGTATTCGCTGTAAGTACAATAGTATGTCGAAGCGGCAGTTCAGCAAGCTAGAAAAAGCGATCGTTGCCGAAGGTGGAAAAATCAACACCGATGGGAAAACCCTTATAAAAGGGCGGGCGAAAATTACAAGCATTGAATTCGGCGGCAAGGTGATTGGAGCGGCTGATTTTGCCAGTGAAATACGGACAAACCCAGCTTTTAGAAGCGCCATGATGAAGGGGTATAATCCCAAGCTAGCAGGTTTTGCCGATTCCTTATTCGGAAAGCTATCGGCCAAGTTAGGTATAAATAAACAGAAAAATATCGGGGCTGATGAGGGCAAAGATAACGTAAATGCCGAACCTGACGCCGAAGAAAAGACCGATGAACAGAAGATGAAAGAGGAGCTGGTGGATGCCGCCAGCGGAGAGGCGGCAGCAGAAGCTAAGGCTAATGCTATCAAGACAGAGGAGGAATGTGACGGCGGAGACGGATGTACGGATGGTAAGCGCACCGTATATAAGGACGAAGACGGTAAAGCAATCACCGAGGCCGAATATAACGAACGAGTCAACGCAACGTCAGAACTTAGCTCCGAAATCGAGGCACGCCGCTCGCTAGCTGATGTAGGCAAAAAGGCTACCAAAGCCACGCTTAAAGGCGCACTTACTTCAACTGCACTAGGCCTTGGCGCCGTTGATACGGCATGTACCGGGTACTTATTAATACGCACCGTTGGGTATGCCGCAAAGTACTTAGGTATGTTAATGCTCCTTCGTTATGCACATGTCTTTATGAATACGGCCGATTCTATCAAGGCGGGTGACGCCACTCCGAAACAAGTTGAATTTGTCGGAAATATTCTTACGTCACAGAACGCCATTGGACAAAGCGCTACCGATTCGTACGGCTATAAATACGCAGCATATGGAGACGTCATGACGATGCCTCGAAGCGAAGATGTTGGCCAGAATACAGGTGGAGCTACGTCCTTAAGCGAAGAAGAACAGAAACAAGTGCTTATTAACGACGAGACCACGAAGTACATCAATGGCCAGCTTGTTTCCGATAATATTCTTGCAGCCGTTATTGGATTCGTTGAGCAAGGCGCGACATCTATCGACGTCGCCGATGAGACATGTAAATTCGTAAAAAGCGGCTGGGGACAAACCATTCTATTCGGAACCGCGATTGTTGGTGCGGTAGTTGCATTCTTTAGTGGTGGAGCAAGTCTTGGATGGGGTGTACTTGCGCAAGCCGGTGTTGGTATTGCGATTAGCGTCGCCCTTGCCATGCTAACGCCAAAACTTGTTGACATGGCCGCCGGGCGACTTGTAGACGGAAATGAAAACGGTAACCAAGCAGGTAATGCAATCACCTCGGGCATGGGCGGGTACAACGCTCAAACCTCACAAGGTCGCGGACTTCCAGCTCAGAAAAAAGAAGATGCTGTCGCATATGCGCAACTCACCAAGGAAACCATGGCTCAATACGATGCAGTCGACCGACTAAATGCAAACCCGCTAGATGCCTCGAATCCACACACCTTCATGGGGACATTCGTATCGAACCTCATACCTTACGCATCGAAAATATCGAGCAGTCTAACAAGTAATATCTCGGCAATGACCCAATTCACAACTTCTTCATTCGCAAGTCTACTACCAAGTGCAAGCGCGGCCGAGGAAGCGGCACAGTACAATGTATGCGAAGACCGCGACTATAAGCAGTTCGATCTTGCTGTCGATCCATTTTGTAATGTTCGCTACGGCCTCACAAGCGACGTGCTCGCTATCGATCCGGAAACTGTACTCGACTACATGCTCGAGCACGACTATGTCGACGAAGAAACCGGCCAACCAAAAGAAGACGACAACGATTATGCTGAATACATAAAGCACTGTATGGAGCGCGCTGCATCGATTGGTGGATTCGTATCCGAAGATGATATCAATAAGGGTGAAGAATGTGTTCAAAATGAGCACACGGGTGACGAAGAGAAGAAATACGACATGTTCCGCCTCTTCTATATCGACCAAAGTATCGATGAAGGTATGGAAAACGGCTACGCAAACTCTGGCGCAACAGCCGAAAGCGACAATGGTCAGGTTGTATCGCCGGTTGCACCAGGCCACACAATAACAAGCGGTTATGGCCCACGCGGTTCGGTTCCTGGCGCATCGAACGGCTCGTCGTGGCACGCGGCAATCGATATGGTCAGTACTCCCACGGATGTTTACGCCGCTATGGCGGGCACAGTTGTATCCGTCGGAGGAGGAGCCGTTAACGTTGTAACAATAAAGCACGCCGATGGTCTTAAAACCCGCTACCTTCACATGTGGCCAAAAGATACACTCGTTAAGGCAGGCGACACGGTAACGGCTGGGCAAAAAATCGGAAAAATCGGCTGTGCAGGACAGGCCGAAGGGTATTGTGGCGGGCCGCATCTCGACTTTAATATATGGGTAGATGAAGTGAAGGATCGTGTTAAATATAGTAAATACAAGGTAGCACCAGAGGCTGCAGGCGGCAGTTCGGGTAATGCTATAAACCCCGCAAACTTCTTAAAGGATAACGGCGTGGCCGGATATGACGAGGCTGTAAATGATAATTAAACGACCTAAAAAACTATTTAAATCTACTGTTGCTGTATTTTTGGCTCTCGTTATTTCGATTGGATTTGCCGCCGATACAACGCGCGTTCTCGCTATTCCCGACCAAGATTTCTACAGCGGTAACGATATTCTTTATTACGACCCAGATAGCGGATTGTGTTCAACCGGCGACAGCACGCTAACCGGTAGCAATGTAAAAGAAAAGGTTTGGAACTGGCTAAAGAGCAAAGGGCTTTCGTCGGAACAGGCGGCGGGAGTTATGGGTAACATGGTAGCCGAGTCGGGTATCGTGCCCACCCGACACCAGGGTACTGGCGATGTCTGGAATAGCTCTTATACGGGCAACGCCTGGGGCCTAGTACAGTGGGATGGCGGTAGGCGATATAGCGCACCAAAAGGCGGAGTTTTAGGTAAACTAAAGGAGAAAAAGCCGAATCTCGTTAAGTACGCCGAGCTTCAGTACGATACTGTCCGCAACCCCGACGTCAAGATTCCACCGGTTGACTTGGATGCCTTAACGCTATTTGAGCTCGAGTATCTTTACGAGGAAAGCACGCACCGTCCTGTTACAGCCCGTGGATACGGAGAAGCGGCAAACGAATGGGAGACATTGAAACTGCAAAAAACCGTCGCCGATGCGACAGTGTTTTGGCACAATAACTTTGAGGTTTCAGCCGATTCTGCCGAACAGGTTCTTAATGGTCGCGGCGGTCATTCGCAAAAAATTTTCGACGAATTTTCGGGTAAACCCGGCGCAACGAGCAATCAGGCGAATTGTTCGGCTGCAACCGGCGACCTGTCGCAACTGACGCTCTCGTATGCCTGGCCCGAATACCACCCAAAACCCTATGTGCAAAAGAAGCCGGAATACGAGACTGCCGTTCGAAAAGCAGACGATGAGAATATATACACCGGAGATCCTTGCCACGGTGGTGGCGTCGATTGCGGTGCATTCGTGACGCTACTGGTAGTAAATAGTGGCTTCGACCCAGCCTACAATCATGGTGGAAAGAGAAGCGAAGGGGCGGGTAATACTTCGGTTCAGGCGGACTGGGCGAGTAAAAACTGGGAAACAATAGGCACCGGCTCAACAATTAATGTTGCAGATCTTCGCGCCGGCGATGTCGCAATCAGCGATGGACACACATTTATATGGGTAGGCGAGATCGAAGGCTTCCAGACTAAAATCGCTTCCGCCTCACAGTGCGGGCGCGCACCAATGGCAGGAACCGAATCTCCCACCTCTAGCGACCCTACGTTAAAATGGTATCGAAAGAAGTAAGGGGATAAAAATGATACAAGATTTTATAAAAAACCATTTCGCCGCCTTTATAGCAATAATCCTGCTCATTGCTGGACTACTGGGGATGGCCGCATTTATCGTCGCCACAAGGCCGAATGCACAACCAGTTGTCGTGAATGTTATACCAAGCGATGCAAAAGTAATGGCTAATGGCACCGAGATTAAAAAAGGAACCGCTTATCTAGAGCCTGGCGTCTATTCGATCGAAGTATCTCGCGGTGGGTTTAAGACTGAAAAAACGACAGTACTTATTGGCGATCCAAATACCGCCTCGATCGACGTCGCATTAACACCCGTATCAGATAGCGCAATCGAGTGGAAGAAGAGCCATGATAGCCTCTACTACGATTACGAGGGGAGAGCTGGCGAAAGAGCTTCTCAAGAGGGAATAGCGTTCACCGCTCTTAATCCAATAACCTCAAAATTGCCGTTCGAAAACCTTCTTTACACCATAGGATATCGCGCCGATCCTTCAGACGATTCGGGTAATTCAATCATCATAGAAATCGATGCGTCGAGAGGCTACCGAAACGCAGCAATAAACGAAATCCGCAACCTCGGCTACGATCCGACGACATTCAAAATCAATTTTAGAGATTATGAAAGCCCATTCGACAATGAGTAAAAAACAACTTATCACTATTATCACCATTCTCGTTATTGCTATTATTGGCCTTGCGGTGGTGTTCTATTTAAACACGTTCAAAGTTGTTCGCTTTGATATAAGGCACGACGACATAACTATCGACGTTTATTCTGGCAGTACAAATAATAATCAGAAGATCGGATCGCTCGATGCAAGCGGTGAGCTTAAGCTACAGGCGGGGGACTACACTGTCGTCCCATCTGGCGACAAATATAACAATGCGCCAATTAGCTTTACGGTTAAAAATACTGACACCACAATCACGATCAACCCCGAATACTCACAGGCATACCGCGACGCAATCTTAAAAGCCGAGATGGACGCTATCAACAAAGTAATCAGCGATACTTATCCATCTGTCATAAATGGCTTCGATATTAACCCGGGCTACGTTTACGAGAACGCTACATGGTACGCCACCACCTTGAAGCAAGATATCGGCCACCCAACAGAAGTAAGTGACGTCTATCGCACCGTTCTAAAAAAAGAAGATGGGAAATGGGTGATAAAAGCAAAGCCAGCACTCGTACTCAGCTCGAAAGACTACCCTCAGATTCCTGTCGACATTTTAAGGGATATAAACAGAAAGTAGATCCATGATAGACGAAGCAAAACGTAAACAACTTGTCATCGCCGCCTCTGTTTTCCTCGGTGTCGTCATATTGGCTTTTATCGGGTTTCTTATCTTTTTTAGGCAAGATACCGCAAGCGATCTGCCACCCGTCGAGCCAGCGACATCCGACACTCAGTCAACCGAACAAGAGAATGCCGCCAGTACAGACTTATCCAGTGAAGAGACTAAAAAATCAGTTTCGTATAAAAACGGCACTACTTTTAACGGCTTCGACGAACTAAACCGCTATGCGGTGACAAGCCTGCGTAAAAGCGCTATAGAATATGTGCTATCGAATTACGCAACGACAACGAAAGCGGATATATACACCTTCACCCCGGGATCAATCAAAGAAACGCCCGATGGTGAACGAACTTTTCTAACGTTTAACGTTACCGATAATAAAGACGCAACATACAAGGTCGAACTTTCGTACACATTTGCAGCCGATGCCTATGTACGCGTGTTCGACAAAGACAACAAGATCGTCGCCACGTCACCATTTGATACTGATTAAAAATAAAACAACTCCGTTCGGACGAGAGCACCTGTAGGCGCGTCATCGTCCGAACGGAGCAACCGAGCTTAGGCGGCTTATGGCCGCCCGTTACCCAGACTGAGCCGTCATGAAATATAACAGCTCAGATTTTTTCTCACAGGGAAGGGCACTTCACTGGTCTTGCAGTAGGGCGACGCTCCCATATCTTGCCCTGCGTCCTTGACCACCCACTTTCCGCTCTCGTAATGGATCAGATATGCGGTGATCGTGTCGGTCTGAGGGTCGTGCGTTCCGACGTCAGTCACGCCCCACGCCCAACCGTCAGCACACGCCACGACCTGAGTGTTCCATACGTCCGTCGCGCCCGTGCCAGGGAGAGCGCGCTTGATCCCCGTGATCAGCGCATCATGGAGCGATGCGCCCGTAGGGCACGGTGGCGGAACCTTTACGACCTCTACGCGGAGCGTGTCGGCCAGTGTCAGTTTGACACCGTTCATGGACGAGATGGCCGTGTCGACGATCCCCTTGAGAGCGTCCGCCATCCAAGGGATACGCCACAACACCTTGCCGAGATCGATCTGACCAGCAATCGCCTCGAACAGCGGGCTAAAGCATCCAGCCCCAGCACTCGCCACCTGACCTAGGTTCGCACTTCCGGTCAGAGGGCCGATCGAGTCCTGGACGCAGGATACAAGACCCTGCGTCTTGAACGCCAGTTCGAGTAGTTTCAGGTTCTGATCGACGTTGCCGTCACCAGTGAGAATTCCGACCGCCAGCCCCAGCACCTTGATAGTACTTTGGGCTGCGAATGTCCGAAAATCTCCCTGAAACTCGATAGTCGAGGGAAGATCGTTGATATTGATGCTCCCCACCAGCTCGGCGTCGCGGCCCAGGTAGGCCTTGATCTTCTCGCCGCCAGGCAACAGCCCGGCGACATACTTCGTGATCTCCTCCTCTAGGTTGCCCCGAGAAGCCACCATCCGCACATTCTGCGTTGCCGCGACCGTGAGGATGTAGTCGATCCGGTTGGCGACACCCACGCGAACGTAGCCGTCCTTGCCGGGGTAGAGGCAGGCGAAGATCGCACTGTCACTCTTTAGTGACCAGCCTCGGCTTGCGTTTCCGAACTTGATCTTCTCACCACTTGCCGTGACTTGTTGCTGACACTTCGCGGGATCCGTCTTAACCGTTTCCGGGAAGAACGATTCCAGCAAGGCGTCGTCGGTGACATACGCCACGTACTTAGGCGACAGGTGCGCCGCCGTCACGCGGAGTATCTTGCGATCTTGCAGCTTGGCTGGCAACAGGAGAAACCCTCCCTCGCCACTAGGCGTGTACGCCAGTGGAACGCTGCCAGTCTGTGCGGCACTCGGCCTGAAACTACTGCCGCTCTCCATGGGGATAGTGAGCTCGACAGGAAGCTTCGGCTGAACCTGCTGGTCTCCTTGTGTGAGCGTGACGTCAAACACCACGCCCGCACTTCGAAGCCCCTTGAATGGGCCAGCGTCGCTCTTCGAAAGAGCGGCCGGCACACTTGCCGTCAGTTTCGTCTCGGCGTCAACCGCGCCTTTCGGCACGATCACACCGAGACCGCTTGGAAACATGAACGTTCCGCCATCTGGCGTCACCGCGTGCGTCCCGTCCTTGGCCTTAGGGCCAAAAAACGGATACTTCTGATTGACGGCATATGCGCCAGCCAGCAGCAACGCCACCACGACAACAAGGACTGCAGCAGTCCTGCGTCTCATAACCCACCTCACATGTGGATTGTAGGGATACGATCAGTGTTATTAAATCATATTTTTGTATTTTTTACAATATTTAACCTTGGGATCATTGACTTTTCTATAAATAATGTTAGAGTGTAAAGTGCTCAATCCGAGCACACACAGACAATGCACCTGACCCGAAAGGTCGTCGCATGAAAAGGGTAGTAGGATTCATCGCCACTGGCGCGCTGATCACTGGTATCGCCGCTGGCGGAGCCTGGTTCGCCGTCAACGAGATGGACCAGAAACCTGTCGCCACAAACTCACAGAGCCAGCCGGCTACCAACTCGAAAGAAGAGGGTGAAGGCAGCCCGATCGAGGTGTATCCGTACCTGCGTCAGCAGGGGTTTCCGACCCACCAGATCGCCATCATGGACACCAACAAGCACTACATCCTGATGCCGTTCGTGAACAGCAAGGAGATCACCGGAGTTCGCACCTGTCAGTTCTCGATGACTCACGCCGACTACATCCTCAGCGGTAAACATCCCCGCATCATGTCGCGCTCGCGCGTCCTCCTGCGGGCCGTCTATCTGAACGAGGCGGCAAACCCGGTCGGCTACGCGCCAGGATCGCACACCATCGAGCTATCCAAGGTGACGCCCGAGTACCTCGCTGCTCACACGGGCATCGATCTG is a genomic window containing:
- a CDS encoding DUF87 domain-containing protein, with amino-acid sequence MAKKKLDPIDIAAEQRAREQAEVEQAFLKGMTTLRDLIAPSSLEIHASHFRLGTKYGRTLYIYGYPRQIYTGWLSSLINIDEVLDISMFIYPVESQVVLNNLRKKVTQLEASMSINSEKGRTRDPGLEAALQDAEELRDQLQVGSERFFRYGLYVTLYADSLDELSFVQHKIETLFGQQLIFSKVASSQQEQGLNSTIPQMSDQLQIRRNMNTGAISTSFPFTSADLTQEKGVLYGINMHNNGLVIFDRFSLENANMVVFAKSGAGKSFTVKLEALRSMMVGSDVLIIDPENEYQKLSDAVGGSYIRLSLNADTRINPFDLPRVIDREEADDALRANLVTLHGLFRLMLGGSQATAAGQMMSALTPAEEADLDQGLIDTYARAGITSDPLTHNSLPPTISDLYDTLLHMGGTGPALAQRLRKYTTGTFAGIFSQQSNIDINNHMVVFNIRDLEDELRPVAMYIVLSHIWNITRSEQRKRMLIVDEAWQLMKYDDSANFLFSLAKRARKYYLGLTTITQDVEDFMGSKMGRAIVANSSMQLLLKQSSSAVDVLSDVFKLTEEERKRLANFPVGQGLFFAGQNHVHIQIVASQTETGLISTNPMSQPQMQPQQPAEQPMTGGYTNPGDSNV
- a CDS encoding M23 family metallopeptidase, which codes for MALSYKDDQKQDERLDPYSDNAKDLYKQEQDAYDQQFEDIAGNHDKTADDSQENDNIAKTQNIDKAREREEASWKSFYRDESGQKQKLTFKSFMKKKGPMGLIITLLLGGGGGFSLLFSPGMLIVDLKEKMNDKFNDQLAAMDVRTTALIKKKFGKTTSGLCGQKLSIRCKYNSMSKRQFSKLEKAIVAEGGKINTDGKTLIKGRAKITSIEFGGKVIGAADFASEIRTNPAFRSAMMKGYNPKLAGFADSLFGKLSAKLGINKQKNIGADEGKDNVNAEPDAEEKTDEQKMKEELVDAASGEAAAEAKANAIKTEEECDGGDGCTDGKRTVYKDEDGKAITEAEYNERVNATSELSSEIEARRSLADVGKKATKATLKGALTSTALGLGAVDTACTGYLLIRTVGYAAKYLGMLMLLRYAHVFMNTADSIKAGDATPKQVEFVGNILTSQNAIGQSATDSYGYKYAAYGDVMTMPRSEDVGQNTGGATSLSEEEQKQVLINDETTKYINGQLVSDNILAAVIGFVEQGATSIDVADETCKFVKSGWGQTILFGTAIVGAVVAFFSGGASLGWGVLAQAGVGIAISVALAMLTPKLVDMAAGRLVDGNENGNQAGNAITSGMGGYNAQTSQGRGLPAQKKEDAVAYAQLTKETMAQYDAVDRLNANPLDASNPHTFMGTFVSNLIPYASKISSSLTSNISAMTQFTTSSFASLLPSASAAEEAAQYNVCEDRDYKQFDLAVDPFCNVRYGLTSDVLAIDPETVLDYMLEHDYVDEETGQPKEDDNDYAEYIKHCMERAASIGGFVSEDDINKGEECVQNEHTGDEEKKYDMFRLFYIDQSIDEGMENGYANSGATAESDNGQVVSPVAPGHTITSGYGPRGSVPGASNGSSWHAAIDMVSTPTDVYAAMAGTVVSVGGGAVNVVTIKHADGLKTRYLHMWPKDTLVKAGDTVTAGQKIGKIGCAGQAEGYCGGPHLDFNIWVDEVKDRVKYSKYKVAPEAAGGSSGNAINPANFLKDNGVAGYDEAVNDN